One genomic segment of Mycolicibacterium chubuense NBB4 includes these proteins:
- a CDS encoding AAA family ATPase, with translation MIAGNLGAEVHETHTGLVALLGARAYKAKKAVVTDFLDFSTVDRREAACRREVELNRRLAPDSYLGIGRFRAPDGADEPVIVMRRYPDSARLAALVRAGMDVRDHLTAIATVLARFHRDAARGPAIDHEASHGAVAERWQENLGELQQHAGTVVSAARLAEVTRLARLFLAGRHALYAQRSTDGRVVDGHGDLLGEDIFCTAEGPVLLDCLEFDDRLRYVDGIDDAAFLAMDLEFLGSRTSGDFFLAEYRRQAGDPAPRSLADFCIAYRAVVRAKVDCVRVGQGHADAAGDAQRHLSIAEQHLRAATVRLVVVGGGPGTGKTTLARALADRLGAQVISTDDVRRDLQDCGAIGGPIGDLDAGLYAPENAGTVYAEVLSRARASLSAGRSVILDGTWRDAGRRTAARLVAADTSCPVIELRCVLPVEEAVRRVAARGSSTSDATPAIAAKLAAEEAEWPQARPIGTGRPLDENVAEALRECLAALWPPSRP, from the coding sequence ATGATCGCCGGCAACCTCGGCGCGGAGGTGCACGAGACGCACACCGGGCTGGTGGCCCTGCTCGGCGCCAGGGCCTACAAGGCGAAGAAAGCGGTGGTCACCGACTTCCTCGACTTCAGCACCGTGGATCGGCGGGAGGCGGCGTGCCGCCGGGAAGTGGAACTCAACCGCAGGCTGGCGCCCGACAGTTACCTCGGGATCGGGCGTTTCCGGGCACCCGACGGTGCCGACGAGCCCGTCATCGTGATGCGCCGGTATCCGGACTCCGCCCGGCTGGCCGCACTCGTGCGCGCAGGAATGGACGTCCGCGATCACCTGACCGCGATCGCCACCGTACTGGCGCGGTTCCACCGTGACGCGGCGCGGGGCCCGGCGATCGACCACGAGGCCTCCCACGGCGCCGTCGCCGAGCGGTGGCAGGAGAATCTCGGGGAACTGCAGCAGCACGCGGGCACCGTGGTCTCCGCGGCCCGGCTCGCCGAGGTCACCCGGCTGGCCCGGCTGTTCCTGGCCGGCCGGCACGCCCTGTACGCGCAGCGCAGCACCGACGGCCGCGTCGTCGACGGGCACGGCGACCTGCTCGGCGAGGACATCTTCTGCACGGCCGAGGGCCCCGTCCTGCTGGACTGCTTGGAGTTCGACGATCGACTGCGGTACGTCGACGGGATCGACGACGCCGCCTTCCTCGCCATGGACCTCGAGTTCCTGGGCAGCAGAACCTCGGGAGACTTCTTCCTCGCGGAGTACCGCCGGCAGGCCGGCGACCCGGCGCCGCGGTCGCTGGCCGACTTCTGCATCGCCTACCGCGCAGTGGTGCGCGCCAAGGTCGACTGCGTGCGTGTCGGCCAGGGCCACGCCGACGCCGCCGGCGACGCGCAACGCCATCTCTCGATCGCCGAGCAGCACCTGCGGGCGGCGACGGTGCGGCTCGTGGTCGTCGGTGGCGGGCCCGGCACCGGTAAGACGACTCTGGCCCGCGCCCTGGCCGACAGGCTGGGCGCACAGGTGATCTCCACCGACGACGTACGCCGCGATCTGCAGGACTGCGGGGCGATCGGGGGCCCGATCGGCGACCTCGATGCCGGGCTGTACGCGCCGGAGAACGCGGGCACCGTCTACGCCGAGGTGCTCTCCCGCGCCCGCGCATCGCTGTCCGCGGGACGTTCGGTGATCCTCGACGGAACATGGCGCGACGCCGGTCGCCGGACGGCTGCGCGCCTGGTGGCCGCGGACACTTCGTGCCCGGTGATCGAGTTGCGATGCGTCCTGCCCGTCGAGGAAGCGGTGCGACGGGTGGCCGCCAGGGGGTCGTCGACCTCCGATGCGACACCGGCGATCGCGGCGAAACTCGCTGCGGAGGAGGCGGAGTGGCCGCAAGCCCGGCCGATCGGCACCGGCCGCCCGCTCGACGAGAACGTCGCCGAGGCGCTGCGGGAGTGTCTGGCCGCGCTGTGGCCGCCGAGCCGGCCCTAG